One stretch of Lucilia cuprina isolate Lc7/37 chromosome 6, ASM2204524v1, whole genome shotgun sequence DNA includes these proteins:
- the LOC111676035 gene encoding serine-rich adhesin for platelets, protein MDEAECQETIKTKEQQHEPGKAEESEEQLAPLEAADSKLNSPQESFDKPLTMSVDKAVSTYGIPDLQDYQRAVTYELVFNSLLEKKMLAMKRDCEERKRAKRLKRKSIGRIFFAKRLFSSMDSRKTSSLSEMAIEEVHAKTEPSTPQKTMKTMTKTAIKEQQLQQQPQQRKTTDIELETASAKKVRSRTRSKSKTNTASLEYPQATNVQQQHQQQQGDDSLTSTLSNSSDKVVVKQNLLVKAQTHMPQETLIVSSSSGDSKNAQTTQSNGNQTFSIVAPLSLERTQDSASLASGYENGTGARLHSSTMADDSLTSIRDSIESLSFASSRCTVSFGATEIIPEDVDVNMYERIKAAKRQRVLDAKSISAQCSPILQPRHIIKTLVHAPMSPNQQKLAAQPPINIIEPIATTASSLPMETGTVSNATRTRFLPNQYSYTDSIFESRNISRQNTSEDSANLTVSTLLNQSDSLSLHAPLPGRPVSINDRFKSKSTSLLVALGNGRTRPPPLPPPPFETAQHSPVAVYSPTTTLAPQVLPIEQLQQLHLTSNIRHSKAKSTIATALTSSTSTSTAPQTSSSTHTAASSKASARTTAPQSLHIVTVTTATTLPHQYPVIDSLDTQTHMDASLPMAPLYTASSTSTIRNGAVVNGAIVASSSVAASDTAKLHRMTSTSTGSSVGPTTGCCSTTKTGSHIKEKQRFKPQVAMGQSGSDDEYRKKKRKYKRYHRCSDPVLVYPTPSGLQHCILTMPPNDPIQYPYTEDYAYDVQLQIESDKNDDLEKIVPSDSTKRKHHKHRHHRHKKRHRHKKPKILVQDLETQEVKVIDPDDLPERARWTIIATACLLLLMCLMLVGITLRMAPIIDDMVRQENERLMKETMDRARFGKNFTETASSLLAATTSTLAAAAVAAGGAHQQQQQQQQQLQPQQQHYNQQQILLPQPQQYPLPHLQQIP, encoded by the exons ATGGATGAAGCAGAGTGCCAAGAGACCATTAAAACTAAAGAGCAACAACATGAGCCGGGGAAAGCAGAGGAGTCAGAGGAGCAGCTAGCCCCGCTAGAAGCAGCTGACTCCAAACTTAACAGTCCGCAGGAGAGCTTTGATAAACCTTTAACTATGTCGGTCGACAAAGCTGTATCTACTTATGGCATACCCGACTTGCAGGACTATCAAAGAGCGGTTACCTATGAGCTGGTGTTCAATAGTTTGCTCGAGAAGAAAATGCTGGCCATGAAACGTGACTGTGAGGAGCGCAAGAGAGCCAAGCGCTTAAAGCGTAAATCCATAGGACGTATATTTTTTGCCAAAAGACTGTTTAGTAGTATGGACTCGCGTAAAACGTCCAGTTTAAGTGAAATGGCAATAGAGGAAGTACATGCCAAAACTGAACCCTCAACGCCGCAGAAAACAATGAAAACTATGACTAAAACTGCCATCAAagaacaacaactacagcaacaaccacaacaacgtAAAACCACAGACATAGAACTAGAAACAGCATCAGCAAAAAAGGTTCGTTCAAGAACTAGGTCCAAATCGAAAACAAACACTGCCAGCTTAGAATACCCACAAGCAACTAATGTACAGCAACAACACCAGCAGCAGCAGGGCGATGACAGTTTAACTAGTACTTTAAGCAATTCCTCGGATAAGGTAGTGGTCAAGCAAAATCTTTTGGTCAAGGCACAGACACACATGCCGCAAGAGACTCTAATAGTATCAAGTTCCTCGGGCGATTCAAAGAATGCCCAAACTACTCAATCCAATGGtaatcaaacattttctatagtaGCTCCATTATCACTGGAGCGCACACAAGACTCGGCCTCCTTGGCTAGTGGCTATGAAAATGGTACTGGAGCTCGTCTTCACTCCTCAACCATGGCCGATGATAGTCTCACTTCCATAAGAGACAGCATTGAAAGTCTTTCCTTTGCCAGTTCCCGTTGTACGGTGAGTTTTGGTGCCACCGAGATCATACCCGAAGATGTTGATGTTAATATGTATGAACGCATAAAGGCCGCCAAACGTCAGCGTGTTCTAGATGCCAAGTCCATAAGTGCTCAATGCAGTCCTATACTACAGCCACGTCATATTATCAAAACTCTGGTTCATGCTCCCATGTCACCCAATCAGCAAAAACTAGCAGCACAACCTCCCATAAATATAATAGAGCCTATAGCTACCACTGCCAGCAGCTTGCCTATGGAAACAGGCACCGTCTCCAATGCCACACGTACACGCTTTCTGCCCAATCAATATTCCTACACCGATAGTATTTTCGAGTCGCGTAACATATCGCGTCAGAATACCTCCGAGGATAGTGCTAATCTTACCGTGAGTACATTACTCAATCAAAGTGATTCGCTGTCACTGCATGCTCCTTTGCCGGGCCGACCGGTCTCCATTAATGACCGTTTCAAGTCCAAAAGTACTAGTTTATTAGTAGCCTTAGGTAATGGTCGTACCCGACCACCACCATTACCGCCACCACCCTTTGAAACTGCACAACATTCTCCCGTAGCCGTATACTCTCCCACAACGACTCTAGCACCACAAGTACTTCCAATCGAACAACTGCAACAGCTGCACTTAACAAGCAATATTAGACATAGTAAAGCGAAATCAACCATAGCCACAGCGCTCACCTCGTCTACATCCACATCGACGGCTCCGCAAACATCATCGTCCACTCATACCGCCGCTTCATCCAAGGCCTCGGCCCGAACGACAGCACCACAATCGTTGCACATTGTTACCGTCACAACAGCGACAACATTGCCTCATCAGTATCCAGTTATCGATTCACTGGACACTCAAACTCACATGGATGCCTCGTTGCCAATGGCGCCACTCTATACAGCCAGCTCAACATCGACAATACGTAATGGTGCTGTAGTAAATGGTGCCATTGTTGCCAGTTCCTCGGTGGCTGCCAGTGATACAGCGAAACTACATCGTATGACCTCAACATCGACCGGTTCGAGTGTTGGACCAACCACCGGCTGTTGTAGTACAACGAAGACTGGGTCACATATTAAGGAGAAGCAAAGATTTAAACCACAAGTGGCTATGGGTCAGAGTGGCAGTGATGATGAGTATCGTAAAAAGAAACGGAAATATA AACGCTATCATCGCTGCTCAGATCCGGTATTAGTATATCCAACGCCCAGTGGATTACAACACTGTATCTTGACAATGCCACCCAATGATCCCAT ACAATATCCATATACAGAGGATTATGCATATGATGTACAACTACAAATTGAATCGGATAAAAATGATGACCTCGAAAAAATTGTTCCAAGTGATAGTACAAAACGTAAACATCATAAACATCG ccATCATCGTCACAAAAAACGTCATCGCCATAAAAAACCCAAAATACTTGTACAGGACTTAGAAACACAAGAAGTAAag GTAATCGATCCAGATGATTTGCCAGAACGTGCTCGTTGGACCATTATTGCAACAGCATGTTTACTGTTGCTGATGTGCCTCATGTTGGTCGGCATTACATTACGCATGGCGCCAATTATCGACGATATGG